A genomic region of Hydrogenovibrio crunogenus contains the following coding sequences:
- a CDS encoding DUF484 family protein — protein MSSLINDIHAEDVANYLNRNREFFHVFPNLLNELSIPHPKSGHEVSLLERQVFQLREQRDSLQVEVDTLKDIAGENGALLHKVYDLSYALLAAESEQDAVNVVYDVMHEVFTVEEVTIISWDVPKTSVHGVNQLGISQAWSKSLKETLQPGKPVCGLLEDSWQKGLFHTDQAMQSVCVIPLGQQRVWGALALGATTDRFSPELGTYFLKVMGQMITARLQRLF, from the coding sequence GTGTCTAGCTTGATTAATGATATTCATGCCGAAGATGTGGCGAACTATTTGAACCGAAACCGTGAATTCTTTCATGTGTTTCCGAATTTGTTGAATGAGTTGAGTATTCCGCATCCGAAAAGTGGCCATGAGGTTTCTTTATTGGAACGTCAGGTGTTTCAGTTAAGAGAGCAGCGAGACAGCCTGCAAGTTGAAGTGGACACACTGAAAGACATTGCCGGTGAAAACGGTGCCTTGTTGCATAAGGTGTATGATCTATCGTATGCCTTACTGGCGGCAGAGTCAGAGCAGGACGCCGTCAACGTGGTTTATGATGTGATGCACGAAGTCTTTACTGTTGAAGAAGTGACTATTATTTCTTGGGATGTCCCGAAAACATCGGTTCATGGCGTAAATCAGCTAGGGATTTCCCAGGCCTGGTCAAAAAGCTTAAAAGAAACCTTACAGCCGGGTAAACCGGTTTGTGGCTTGTTGGAAGACAGTTGGCAGAAAGGGTTATTTCATACGGATCAAGCCATGCAGTCCGTTTGCGTGATTCCCTTGGGGCAGCAACGAGTGTGGGGTGCTTTGGCGCTGGGGGCGACCACGGATCGTTTTAGCCCAGAGTTAGGCACTTACTTTTTAAAAGTGATGGGGCAGATGATCACGGCGCGATTGCAACGCCTGTTTTAA
- a CDS encoding gamma-butyrobetaine hydroxylase-like domain-containing protein encodes MAPTPQPTDIKLKQASRQLVVTFDTGETFDLPCEYLRVYSQSAEVTGHAPGQEVLQVGKRAVNIEAITPVGNYAIKLHFDDGHDSGIYTWEWLYKLGKHQAAYWQDYLKRLQLAGHKHPDIEPTDLTQLL; translated from the coding sequence ATGGCACCAACTCCACAACCGACTGATATCAAGCTCAAACAAGCATCACGTCAGCTAGTGGTGACGTTTGATACCGGCGAAACGTTTGATTTGCCGTGTGAGTATCTGCGTGTTTACTCACAATCAGCCGAAGTGACCGGGCATGCGCCCGGGCAGGAAGTGCTGCAAGTGGGCAAACGTGCTGTCAATATCGAGGCCATCACCCCTGTCGGCAACTATGCCATCAAGCTGCATTTTGATGACGGGCATGATTCAGGCATCTATACCTGGGAATGGCTCTATAAACTGGGCAAACATCAAGCGGCTTATTGGCAAGACTATTTAAAACGCTTGCAACTTGCCGGACATAAACACCCGGACATTGAGCCAACCGACTTAACCCAACTACTGTAA
- a CDS encoding bile acid:sodium symporter family protein, with translation MTADLLTQVILPLALFLIMFGMGLSLRPADFKNVLASPKAMGIGLIGQMLLLPLVAFFIALAFKLPPEIAVGLMIIALAPGGATSNMFTYLSKGDVSLSISLTAVVSLIAPFSIPIITALSMTYFMGNATEFSLPIVKTIIQLLVITVIPVALGMLVLARWSQIAAKIEHVLKWFSVVFLFFIIALIVLKNADNMMNFFMQAGLATLVLNIAVLILGVYLAKWAKLSEAQSTSIGFEVGIQNGTLALVVAGTLIGNSTMMIPAVTYSLLMFITGAAFAMLVTRRKGRTA, from the coding sequence ATGACTGCTGACTTACTGACCCAAGTGATTCTACCTTTGGCCCTTTTCTTGATTATGTTTGGAATGGGCTTATCTCTTCGACCTGCTGATTTCAAAAATGTATTGGCCTCCCCCAAAGCAATGGGAATTGGTCTGATTGGGCAAATGCTGCTATTGCCATTGGTGGCTTTCTTCATTGCCTTGGCATTCAAACTGCCACCGGAAATTGCAGTGGGGTTAATGATCATCGCTTTGGCACCCGGCGGCGCGACTTCGAACATGTTCACCTATTTATCGAAAGGCGATGTATCACTTTCAATCAGTTTGACCGCCGTGGTCAGTCTCATTGCCCCTTTCAGCATTCCAATCATCACAGCATTGAGTATGACTTATTTCATGGGCAACGCCACTGAGTTCAGTTTGCCGATTGTCAAAACCATCATACAACTGTTAGTGATTACCGTGATTCCAGTCGCACTTGGCATGCTGGTGTTGGCGCGTTGGTCTCAGATCGCCGCTAAAATCGAACACGTTTTAAAGTGGTTCTCGGTGGTCTTTTTATTCTTCATCATTGCTTTGATTGTATTGAAAAATGCCGACAATATGATGAACTTTTTTATGCAAGCGGGGTTAGCGACTTTGGTCTTGAATATTGCGGTCTTGATATTAGGGGTCTATCTTGCGAAGTGGGCTAAATTGTCGGAAGCGCAATCCACCTCCATCGGTTTTGAAGTCGGGATTCAGAATGGAACCTTGGCATTGGTGGTGGCCGGCACTTTAATCGGCAACAGCACCATGATGATTCCCGCGGTGACTTATTCTTTATTGATGTTCATCACGGGCGCGGCTTTTGCAATGCTGGTCACGCGTCGAAAAGGTCGCACCGCTTAA
- a CDS encoding NCS2 family permease: MFHLKQHSTTVKTEFIAGLTTFLTMLYIVPVNGFILSDAGMPMAAVITATALITIFSTLLNGLWSNTPIAMSVGMGLNAYFTYGLVLGMQIPWQTALGVVFLSGVLFVILSFTPFRAWMMSSIPIDLRRAISAGIGAFIAFIGLEQMGVITHSEATLVALGDFSSPQVLLGIVGFFLALIAYAYKLKGAFVLSIAATAMIGWVFDLAQMPETIFSLPASIAPIAFELDIMSALTLSLLPVILIFLITDMFDTLGSVTGIGMRAQLFQTQGKKDYSLENTLKADALSTVAGSTVGVTSVTAFIESATGIEQGGRTGLTAVFTGLLFISTLFMLPLFQALPQNAIYPILVIVGILMFSELGKVGFKESDLATNAAVFLIVLLMPLTYSITTGVAAGFVVYVALKLVKKEFQDLNLGIIVIALISGLVFIL; the protein is encoded by the coding sequence ATGTTTCATTTAAAACAGCATAGTACCACCGTCAAAACCGAGTTTATTGCCGGCTTGACGACCTTCTTAACCATGCTGTACATCGTGCCGGTCAATGGCTTCATTCTCAGTGATGCCGGCATGCCGATGGCAGCGGTGATTACCGCAACCGCTTTGATTACCATTTTTTCAACATTGCTAAATGGCCTTTGGTCCAATACACCGATTGCGATGAGCGTCGGCATGGGCTTAAACGCTTACTTCACTTACGGCTTGGTGCTCGGCATGCAGATTCCTTGGCAAACCGCTTTGGGTGTGGTGTTTCTGTCCGGTGTTTTATTTGTCATTTTATCGTTCACCCCTTTCCGTGCTTGGATGATGTCGTCGATTCCGATCGATTTACGCCGTGCCATCAGTGCTGGGATTGGCGCTTTCATCGCTTTTATCGGTCTAGAACAAATGGGCGTCATCACGCACAGTGAGGCCACGCTGGTGGCATTAGGCGACTTTTCGTCCCCGCAGGTGCTGTTGGGGATCGTCGGCTTTTTCCTGGCGCTTATCGCTTATGCCTATAAATTGAAAGGCGCCTTCGTGCTCTCGATTGCCGCCACTGCTATGATCGGCTGGGTATTTGACCTTGCGCAAATGCCGGAGACTATTTTCAGCTTGCCTGCTTCCATTGCTCCCATTGCATTCGAACTGGATATCATGTCGGCATTGACTTTGTCTTTGCTGCCGGTGATTCTGATTTTCTTGATTACCGACATGTTCGACACCCTTGGCAGCGTGACCGGTATTGGTATGCGGGCGCAATTGTTTCAAACACAGGGTAAAAAAGATTACTCGCTGGAAAACACCCTGAAAGCGGATGCTTTATCCACCGTGGCCGGGAGCACCGTCGGTGTTACTTCCGTCACGGCGTTCATTGAATCGGCCACCGGCATTGAACAAGGCGGGCGAACCGGTCTGACAGCCGTATTCACCGGACTGCTGTTTATCAGCACCTTGTTTATGCTCCCGCTCTTTCAGGCCCTGCCGCAAAACGCCATTTACCCCATTCTGGTAATTGTCGGCATTCTGATGTTCAGCGAGCTAGGGAAAGTGGGATTTAAAGAGAGTGATTTAGCTACCAATGCTGCGGTCTTTTTGATTGTATTATTGATGCCACTCACTTATTCCATCACCACTGGCGTCGCGGCAGGGTTTGTGGTGTACGTGGCGTTAAAGCTGGTGAAAAAAGAATTTCAGGATTTGAATCTGGGCATTATCGTCATTGCTCTAATCAGCGGATTGGTCTTTATCTTGTAA
- the hslU gene encoding ATP-dependent protease ATPase subunit HslU has product MMTPKEIVHELDSYIVGQAEAKKSVAIALRNRWRRMQLPEELRQEVTPKNILMIGPTGVGKTEIARRLAKLANAPFIKVEATKYTEVGYVGREVDSIIKDLVENAIKMQREQAMKGVKSKAQDLAEEKILDVLLPPARGREEDSYEHMSETRQKFRKRLREGELDDKEIEIDLNAAPAHVEIMGAPGMEEMTNQLQDMFQGLNQGKKNKRKLPIKQAMKLLTEEEAQRIIDQEDLKTKAIENVEQNGIVFIDEIDKVAKRQEGSGGGDVSREGVQRDLLPLIEGSTVSTKYGMIKTDHILFVASGAFHLAKPSDLIPELQGRLPIRVELKSLEVEDFIRILTEPKAALTTQAIELLKTEGVKIEFSGDGIKRLAEIAYHVNETTENIGARRLHTVMEHLLEEVSFNAPDFGQETVIIDEAFVNDRLGELSQDQDLSQYIL; this is encoded by the coding sequence ATGATGACACCCAAGGAAATTGTTCACGAATTGGATAGCTATATCGTTGGTCAGGCAGAAGCGAAAAAATCCGTTGCCATTGCTTTACGTAACCGTTGGCGCAGAATGCAACTGCCTGAAGAGCTTCGTCAAGAAGTTACCCCGAAAAATATTCTGATGATTGGCCCGACCGGGGTTGGGAAAACCGAAATTGCGCGCCGTTTAGCTAAATTAGCGAACGCTCCTTTCATTAAAGTCGAAGCGACCAAGTACACCGAAGTCGGTTATGTCGGCCGGGAAGTGGACTCAATCATTAAAGACTTAGTGGAAAACGCCATTAAGATGCAACGCGAACAAGCGATGAAAGGCGTCAAAAGCAAAGCTCAGGATCTAGCGGAAGAAAAAATCCTGGATGTGCTTTTGCCGCCTGCTCGTGGCCGGGAAGAAGACAGCTATGAACATATGTCTGAAACGCGCCAGAAATTCCGCAAGCGCCTGCGCGAAGGGGAATTAGACGACAAAGAAATCGAAATCGATTTGAATGCGGCTCCCGCTCATGTAGAAATCATGGGCGCGCCGGGTATGGAAGAAATGACCAACCAACTTCAAGACATGTTCCAAGGGTTAAACCAAGGCAAAAAGAACAAGCGTAAATTACCCATCAAGCAGGCGATGAAATTGCTCACCGAAGAGGAAGCACAACGCATCATTGATCAGGAAGACTTGAAAACCAAAGCGATTGAAAACGTTGAGCAGAATGGGATCGTCTTCATTGATGAAATCGACAAGGTCGCGAAACGCCAAGAAGGGTCGGGCGGCGGCGATGTCTCTCGTGAAGGCGTTCAACGGGACTTGTTACCCTTGATTGAAGGGTCGACCGTTTCGACCAAATATGGCATGATCAAAACCGACCACATTCTGTTTGTGGCATCCGGTGCCTTCCATTTAGCGAAGCCATCGGACTTGATTCCGGAATTACAAGGGCGTTTACCGATTCGCGTGGAGCTGAAATCGTTGGAAGTGGAAGACTTTATCCGCATCTTGACCGAACCTAAAGCGGCTTTAACCACGCAAGCGATTGAGCTGTTGAAAACCGAAGGGGTCAAAATCGAATTCAGCGGCGATGGCATCAAACGTTTGGCGGAAATTGCTTACCACGTGAATGAGACCACCGAAAACATCGGTGCACGACGCCTACATACGGTTATGGAGCATTTGCTGGAAGAAGTGTCTTTCAATGCACCGGATTTCGGTCAGGAAACCGTCATCATCGATGAAGCATTTGTGAATGATCGTTTGGGAGAGCTATCGCAAGATCAAGATCTCTCACAATACATCCTGTAA
- the ubiE gene encoding bifunctional demethylmenaquinone methyltransferase/2-methoxy-6-polyprenyl-1,4-benzoquinol methylase UbiE, whose amino-acid sequence MTTEHSHSKKTIDFGFSEVPLEEKVKKVKGVFDSVAGNYDIMNDVMSFGIHRLWKRHAIELSGIRPGNVVLDLAGGTGDLTKAFAKRVGKTGRVVLADINESMVRVGRDRLTNEGVIGNVDYTITNAEALTYPDNTFDLVTISFGLRNVTNKDKALEEIYRVLKPGGQLMVLEFSKVTQPLLAKAYDFYSFSILPKMGKLIADDEASYQYLAESIRMHPDQETLKQMMLEAGFDKAEYLNMSEGIVALHRGWKY is encoded by the coding sequence ATGACAACAGAGCATTCACACTCCAAAAAAACCATTGATTTCGGCTTTAGCGAAGTGCCACTAGAAGAGAAAGTTAAAAAAGTAAAAGGCGTGTTTGACTCGGTGGCTGGCAATTACGACATTATGAACGATGTGATGTCATTCGGTATTCATCGTCTATGGAAACGTCATGCGATTGAACTCAGTGGCATCCGTCCGGGTAATGTCGTGTTGGATTTAGCGGGTGGTACTGGAGATTTAACCAAAGCCTTCGCCAAACGTGTCGGTAAAACCGGGCGTGTGGTACTCGCCGACATCAATGAAAGTATGGTACGTGTCGGGCGTGACCGCCTCACCAATGAAGGCGTCATCGGCAATGTGGATTACACCATCACTAATGCCGAAGCACTGACCTATCCTGACAACACCTTTGATTTGGTGACCATTTCGTTCGGGCTTCGTAACGTCACCAACAAGGACAAGGCACTTGAAGAAATCTATCGTGTTTTGAAACCAGGTGGACAACTGATGGTTCTGGAGTTTTCCAAAGTGACTCAACCATTACTGGCCAAAGCCTACGATTTTTATTCTTTCAGTATCTTGCCGAAAATGGGAAAACTCATCGCCGATGATGAAGCCAGCTATCAATACCTGGCCGAGTCGATCCGCATGCACCCCGACCAGGAAACACTCAAGCAAATGATGCTGGAGGCTGGCTTTGATAAAGCCGAATACCTCAACATGTCTGAAGGCATTGTGGCATTGCATCGCGGTTGGAAATACTAA
- a CDS encoding ubiquinone biosynthesis accessory factor UbiJ → MDTSENSPGLVKTSLSKLFETLLNQAIQLDDQQGQAFAPCDEKVIQLTLTDFAQTFFLIYQIQPDGQGTFSVQNHLMGSPDCHLKFSVNDWIQNQPAYQTSGDETVAEAFIEAVKTLEIDWEEQLSKVTGDLIAFKVGSTVRQGQKSSRDAKQKIGETLKEYLQFEIEVLPTHSQINRFAQNVQQTSQAVDQLAERIQRLQNTSST, encoded by the coding sequence ATGGACACGTCAGAAAATTCACCAGGCCTGGTCAAAACATCATTATCCAAACTGTTTGAAACACTGCTTAACCAGGCGATTCAACTGGATGATCAACAAGGTCAAGCCTTTGCCCCTTGTGATGAAAAAGTCATTCAACTGACATTGACGGATTTTGCACAAACCTTTTTTCTGATCTATCAAATCCAGCCGGATGGGCAAGGCACATTCAGTGTGCAGAATCACTTAATGGGCAGCCCCGATTGTCACCTCAAGTTTTCCGTTAACGACTGGATTCAAAACCAGCCAGCTTACCAAACTTCGGGCGATGAAACGGTGGCGGAAGCGTTTATTGAAGCGGTCAAGACCTTAGAAATCGACTGGGAAGAACAGTTGTCTAAGGTGACCGGTGATTTAATCGCATTCAAAGTCGGCTCCACGGTTCGACAAGGCCAAAAATCTTCTCGTGATGCTAAACAGAAAATCGGCGAAACGCTCAAAGAGTATTTGCAGTTCGAAATAGAAGTGCTGCCGACCCACTCACAAATCAATCGATTTGCGCAAAATGTACAGCAAACTTCCCAAGCGGTGGATCAATTAGCTGAACGTATTCAACGCCTGCAAAACACTTCTTCCACTTAA
- the ubiB gene encoding ubiquinone biosynthesis regulatory protein kinase UbiB encodes MNIISKSFRQLTRIIKINRVLTHYQIDKLVLSETKYAWLIVANLLLPWNWRFQSRGNRGERIRLALEELGPIFIKLGQALSTRKDLLPEDISVELRKLQDDCPPFDEQHSISIIEKGLKRPIEEAYASFDPKPMASASIAQVHAATLYDGSEVVVKVVRPDIKPVIEQDVAIMKSLAQLLEAAVKESKRLHPTEVVEEFEKTILDELDMMREASNASQLRRNFEHSDLLYVPDIYWSHTNDNVMTMERIYGIRISEIDKLKAANIDLTDLSAKGVTIFFTQVFKHNFFHADMHPGNIFVLPDGRYAAIDFGIMGTLNPEDQRYLAENFLAFFNRDYLRVSELHIESGWVPADTRVNELESAIRSVCEPIWDRPLKEISFGLFLMRLFQTARRFGMEVQPQLVLLQKTLLNIEGLGRQLDDELDLWDTAKPFLEDWMQERVGLKSLVKNTKANLPFWIEQAPSLPGLLHSSLQKLSHANFDQQSEQIARLEQQLAKQQKADRNRAIAVLLFVVAAIPELTHVPYLMQQIWLQGLVALLGLYFLFKKP; translated from the coding sequence ATGAATATCATTAGTAAATCTTTTCGACAACTGACTCGCATTATTAAAATCAATCGCGTCCTCACCCATTATCAAATCGACAAACTGGTCTTAAGTGAAACCAAATATGCGTGGTTGATTGTCGCCAACTTGCTGCTACCTTGGAACTGGCGCTTTCAATCCAGAGGCAACCGTGGTGAACGGATCCGGTTGGCTTTGGAAGAGCTTGGCCCGATTTTCATCAAACTGGGTCAGGCACTTTCCACTCGAAAAGATTTACTACCGGAAGACATCTCGGTCGAATTAAGAAAATTACAGGACGATTGTCCGCCGTTTGACGAACAACATTCCATCAGCATCATCGAAAAGGGTTTGAAACGCCCTATCGAAGAAGCGTATGCCAGCTTCGACCCTAAACCCATGGCCTCGGCGTCCATTGCACAAGTGCATGCTGCCACCTTATATGACGGTTCTGAAGTGGTGGTCAAAGTGGTTCGTCCTGACATCAAACCGGTGATCGAGCAAGATGTTGCCATTATGAAATCTCTGGCACAGTTATTGGAAGCGGCGGTGAAAGAATCGAAACGCCTGCATCCGACTGAAGTGGTGGAAGAGTTTGAAAAAACCATTCTCGATGAACTCGACATGATGCGCGAAGCCTCCAATGCCTCGCAATTGCGTCGTAATTTTGAACATTCCGATTTATTGTATGTGCCCGACATTTACTGGTCTCACACCAACGATAACGTGATGACGATGGAACGCATTTACGGCATCCGCATTTCTGAAATCGACAAATTGAAGGCCGCCAACATTGACCTGACCGACCTGTCGGCAAAAGGCGTCACCATCTTTTTCACCCAGGTGTTCAAACACAATTTCTTCCATGCCGACATGCATCCAGGCAATATTTTTGTGTTGCCGGATGGACGTTATGCCGCGATAGATTTCGGCATTATGGGTACCCTGAACCCAGAAGACCAGCGCTATCTGGCGGAAAACTTCCTGGCCTTTTTCAATCGTGATTATTTACGTGTGTCCGAACTCCACATCGAATCCGGCTGGGTGCCGGCCGATACCCGGGTTAATGAATTGGAATCGGCCATTCGCTCCGTCTGTGAGCCGATCTGGGATCGTCCATTAAAAGAAATTTCGTTCGGTTTGTTCCTAATGCGTTTATTCCAAACAGCACGTCGTTTCGGGATGGAAGTGCAACCGCAATTGGTCTTGTTGCAAAAGACGCTCCTTAACATTGAAGGACTCGGACGCCAACTGGATGATGAACTCGATTTATGGGATACCGCCAAACCCTTTTTGGAAGATTGGATGCAAGAACGTGTCGGGCTAAAAAGTCTGGTTAAAAACACCAAAGCCAATTTGCCTTTCTGGATTGAGCAAGCACCCAGTTTACCGGGCTTATTGCATAGCAGTTTGCAAAAGCTCTCACATGCCAATTTCGATCAGCAATCTGAACAAATCGCCCGCTTGGAACAACAGCTGGCCAAACAACAAAAAGCCGACCGCAACCGCGCCATCGCTGTATTGTTATTTGTGGTGGCCGCCATTCCGGAACTGACCCATGTGCCCTATTTAATGCAACAAATCTGGCTACAAGGTCTTGTGGCACTGCTAGGTCTGTATTTCCTCTTTAAAAAACCTTAA
- a CDS encoding nitroreductase, producing the protein MTQTVSEAIKARHSARAFLDKAVDEKQIYQILELARRAPSGVNTQPWQVSVVSGQTKQMLEAKMLAQFNAGQRGEMQYQYYPKTWVPPYKQRRVETGKQLYGALNIAREDKDKQKKQWAANYRAFDAPVALFFWMDNVLETGSYLDYGMFLQNIMLLASEQGLATCPQGALGEYPDIVRQTLKVPDDKILVGGMAIGYEDNNHPVNQYRTEREPVESFTQFFD; encoded by the coding sequence ATGACACAAACAGTATCTGAAGCCATTAAAGCTCGACATTCTGCCCGTGCCTTTCTAGACAAGGCCGTCGATGAAAAACAAATTTATCAAATTTTGGAGTTAGCTCGCCGCGCACCTTCCGGTGTCAACACGCAACCTTGGCAGGTTTCCGTGGTATCCGGTCAGACCAAGCAGATGTTGGAAGCTAAAATGCTGGCACAATTTAATGCTGGTCAGCGCGGAGAGATGCAGTACCAATACTACCCGAAAACTTGGGTGCCGCCTTATAAACAACGCCGAGTCGAGACCGGGAAGCAGCTCTATGGCGCGCTGAACATCGCCAGGGAAGATAAAGATAAACAGAAAAAACAATGGGCTGCCAATTACCGAGCATTTGATGCGCCAGTGGCTCTCTTTTTCTGGATGGATAATGTGCTTGAAACCGGCTCTTATCTGGACTATGGCATGTTTTTGCAAAACATTATGTTGCTCGCTTCTGAACAAGGACTCGCCACCTGTCCACAAGGCGCATTAGGCGAATACCCAGACATCGTTCGACAAACACTGAAAGTGCCTGACGATAAAATTCTGGTCGGCGGCATGGCCATTGGTTATGAAGACAACAACCACCCCGTCAATCAATACCGAACCGAAAGAGAGCCGGTTGAGAGCTTTACCCAGTTCTTTGATTAA
- the dapF gene encoding diaminopimelate epimerase: MTNLLKFSKMQGLGNDFMVIDATQETITLSTEEIRFWANRYFGVGFDQLLMVENSAQVDVDFRYRIFNADGSEVQQCGNGARCFAKFVYDQGLTDKTEIRVETASGIIVLYITEQGWVRVNMGAPNFLPQALPFDMPLESEQYELDVDGERFEIGAVSMGNPHAVLRVADLGAAPVAEVGEKIESHRLFPERVNVGFAETSDRQHIKLRVYERGAAETLACGTGACAAMVVLRNLGEVDDVVTVSLPGGDLEIEWNGDKSSPVWMTGPAVHVFDGEIARGVPA, from the coding sequence ATGACAAACTTATTAAAATTTTCCAAAATGCAGGGTCTGGGCAATGACTTTATGGTGATTGACGCCACGCAAGAAACGATTACGCTCTCAACAGAAGAAATTCGTTTCTGGGCGAACCGCTATTTTGGCGTGGGGTTTGATCAGTTGCTCATGGTGGAAAATTCGGCACAGGTCGATGTGGATTTTCGTTATCGTATTTTCAATGCCGATGGTTCGGAGGTTCAACAGTGCGGCAACGGCGCGCGTTGTTTTGCCAAGTTTGTGTATGACCAAGGCTTAACCGATAAAACCGAGATACGAGTGGAAACGGCGTCAGGCATTATTGTGCTGTACATTACCGAACAAGGTTGGGTGCGCGTAAATATGGGCGCGCCGAACTTTTTACCGCAAGCCTTGCCATTTGATATGCCGTTGGAATCGGAACAATATGAATTGGATGTGGACGGAGAACGTTTTGAAATTGGTGCCGTGTCGATGGGGAACCCCCATGCGGTATTACGGGTGGCCGATTTAGGTGCCGCGCCTGTCGCCGAAGTGGGTGAAAAAATTGAATCGCACCGGTTGTTCCCGGAAAGAGTGAATGTGGGATTTGCTGAAACATCGGATCGTCAACATATCAAATTACGCGTTTATGAACGCGGTGCGGCAGAAACGTTAGCCTGCGGCACCGGAGCCTGTGCGGCCATGGTGGTGTTAAGAAACCTCGGAGAGGTGGACGATGTGGTGACGGTTTCGTTGCCTGGTGGTGATTTAGAGATTGAATGGAATGGTGATAAAAGTAGCCCGGTTTGGATGACTGGCCCCGCCGTCCATGTGTTTGATGGGGAAATTGCAAGAGGAGTACCTGCTTAG
- a CDS encoding tyrosine recombinase XerC, whose product MSDYQRFIKQLKLENKSEHTISNYQRDLMGLLVFYLGEFLERPLDEKALKSDQAWAFLDQFDDWQAIQLPVLQAFIASRMQQGIAARSIARQLSAIRAFYAFLIEQGRALHNPAKGLKAPKQPKALPKSLDVDLTRQLLEQPLKTWQDVRDQAIFEILYSGGLRVSELVELDLSPGLDGLASGWVRVLGKGQKERDAPVGQPAQKALHRWLEIRSDYAKPGEQAVFVNRFGKRLGVRSIQTQLDKRTLQAGLPTKMSPHRLRHACATHVLESSGDLRAVQEMLGHANLSTTQIYTKLDLQHLATVYDKAHPRAKKKP is encoded by the coding sequence TTGAGTGATTATCAACGCTTTATCAAGCAATTAAAGCTAGAAAACAAGTCCGAGCATACGATATCAAACTATCAGCGGGATTTGATGGGTTTACTGGTGTTTTATTTAGGGGAATTCCTTGAACGTCCATTAGACGAAAAAGCTCTTAAAAGTGACCAGGCCTGGGCGTTTTTAGATCAATTTGATGATTGGCAAGCGATTCAGCTGCCGGTGTTGCAAGCCTTTATTGCGTCTCGTATGCAACAGGGCATTGCCGCCCGTAGCATTGCTCGACAATTATCGGCTATTCGAGCCTTCTACGCTTTTTTGATTGAGCAAGGTAGAGCCTTACACAACCCGGCAAAAGGACTGAAAGCGCCTAAACAACCCAAAGCGCTGCCTAAAAGTTTGGATGTGGATTTGACACGACAGCTCTTGGAACAACCATTGAAAACCTGGCAGGACGTGCGTGACCAAGCCATTTTTGAAATTTTGTATTCCGGTGGTTTGCGAGTCTCCGAACTGGTGGAGTTGGACTTGTCTCCTGGATTGGATGGCTTGGCTTCAGGTTGGGTTCGGGTGCTCGGGAAAGGGCAGAAAGAACGAGATGCCCCTGTCGGACAACCGGCACAAAAGGCACTGCATCGTTGGCTTGAGATTCGATCTGACTATGCCAAGCCAGGAGAACAAGCCGTTTTCGTTAACCGATTTGGGAAGCGGCTAGGGGTCAGGAGTATTCAAACACAGCTGGATAAAAGAACCTTGCAAGCAGGGCTGCCCACCAAAATGTCGCCTCATAGATTGCGGCACGCCTGTGCAACGCATGTGTTAGAATCTAGCGGAGATTTAAGGGCGGTACAAGAGATGCTAGGCCATGCCAATCTGTCGACCACACAGATTTATACCAAGCTGGATCTGCAACATTTAGCCACGGTGTATGACAAAGCGCATCCCAGAGCAAAGAAAAAGCCTTAG